The proteins below come from a single Zea mays cultivar B73 chromosome 8, Zm-B73-REFERENCE-NAM-5.0, whole genome shotgun sequence genomic window:
- the LOC100276834 gene encoding uncharacterized LOC100276834 (The RefSeq protein has 1 substitution compared to this genomic sequence), with protein MAGLQRSSETFRRPGSSGLVWDDKNFSGEIKPAVAPEDGGGTAHSRSAGHRHAGYKATGREPPALAPPSPRVAVCGFCRIFRGGGKAKGRGRGGDSAKVKGRLH; from the coding sequence ATGGCGGGGCTGCAGCGGTCCAGCGAGACGTTCCGGCGGCCGGGCTCGTCGGGGCTGGTGTGGGACGACAAGAACTTCTCGGGGGAGATCAAGCCGGCGGTGGCGCCGGAGGACGGCGGGGGCACGGCGCACAGTCGCTCGGCTGGGCACAGGCACGCGGGGTACAAGGCCACGGGGCGCGAGCCGCCTGCGCTCGCCCCGCCGTCGCCGCGCATCGCCGTGTGCGGCTTCTGCAGAATCTTCCGCGGCGGCGGCAAGGCCAAGggcaggggcaggggcggcgACAGCGCCAAAGTCAAGGGGAGGCTCCACTGA
- the LOC103635276 gene encoding armadillo repeat-containing protein 7 codes for MELASSMAALCPLPCVLSLSSWRRLGGRCPGLLGTLRRRQAPPGASCPTGRSGTPRDQYLQDLVTQFQNATNEESKEKIVANLANFAYDPFNYAFMRQVVLELFLDCITEPNEKLVEFGIGGICNSCEDPANSLIITQCGGIPLVVQCLWSLVRNTISISEDIVISS; via the exons ATGGAGCTCGCCTCTTCCATGGCCGCCCTCTGCCCCCTCCCTTGCGTGCTCTCTCTCTCCTCTTGGCGACGACTGGGTGGCAGGTGCCCAGGTCTTCTTGGGACCCTTCGCCGGCGACAAGCACCACCAG GTGCTTCTTGTCCCACCGGCCGTTCTGGCACTCCGCGAGACCAGTACCTTCAG GATCTCGTGACCCAGTTCCAGAACGCCACAAATGAAG AATCTAAGGAGAAGATTGTTGCTAACCTGGCAAATTTTGCTTATGACCCTTTTAATTATGCCTTCATGCGCCAGGTTGTTCTTGAGTTATTCTTGGACTGCATTACAGAGCCAAATGAAAAGCTTGTCGAGTTCGGCATTGGTGGAATATGTAACTCCTGTGAAG ATCctgcaaattctttaatcattactCAGTGTGGTGGAATCCCGTTGGTTGTACAATGCTTATGGAGCCTAGTGCGGAATACTATAAGCATTTCTGAAGATATAGTGATCAGCTCTTGA